In a genomic window of Penaeus vannamei isolate JL-2024 chromosome 10, ASM4276789v1, whole genome shotgun sequence:
- the LOC138862814 gene encoding uncharacterized protein, with protein MSFSIKLTTLLLIILSSISTASFLQDDLAVPWRGNLQRPTHEAMEEDLGAMTFAREDQARSLYSKSSSKCPAPVGFSVFSFLSFMMIVLNTVVNVVNVINNNNNNNNNNNNNNNNNNNNNNENMNMATRSLRRRAAGDAILLRAEDAPETSPDEGNDTTFRMNEAWTRRRQEEPSSPAETLRRRIEASPWDLRVGVGGPGCNCGSAGMELLPTTVSVVNSWAIQVSRAFPDCLARVLCGAAHRLHRGGWLRLAGLVPLLGMTSSTARKILESSPHPGLCRVAFPDCPLFAEFDRENKDKYYNKERQKQRN; from the exons ATGTCTTTCAGCATCAAACTCACGActctccttctcatcatcctGAGTTCGATCTCCACAGCGTCTTTCCTCCAGGATGACCTCGCCGTTCCCTGGAGAGGAAATCTGCAGCGACCCACTCACGAGGCTATGGAGGAGGACCTCGGAGCAATGACTTTCGCGAGAGAAGATCAAGCTAGGAGTCTGTACTCGAAGTCCTCCTCGAAGTGCCCAGCGCCCGTAGGTTTCTCGGTGTTCAGTTTCCTAAGCTTCATGATGATCGTCCTAAACACCGTTGTGAATGTCGTCAacgtcatcaacaacaacaataacaacaacaacaacaacaataataataataacaataacaataacaacaacaacgaaaacatgaATATGGCGACTCGAAGCCTCCGTCGAAGGGCAGCGGGAGACGCGATCCTTCTGAGGGCTGAGGACGCCCCTGAGACCTCACCCGACGAAGGGAACGACACTACCTTCAGGATGAACGAAGCCTGGACACGACGCCGCCAGGAGGAGCCTTCAAGTCCAGCAGAGACGTTGAGAAGACG AATAGAAGCGTCACCCTGGGACCtccgcgtgggcgtgggcggcccgGGATGCAACTGTGGCAGCGCGGGCATGGAGCTGCTCCCCACGACCGTCAGCGTTGTCAACAGCTGGGCCATTCAG GTGTCCAGGGCCTTCCCCGACTGCCTGGCGAGGGTGCTCTGCGGCGCCGCCCACAGGCTTCATCGCGGCGGGTGGCTGAGACTCGCGGG cTTAGTACCTTTGCTCGGAATGACGTCATCGACCGCCAGGAAGATTCTGGAATCCTCTCCCCATCCGGGTCTCTGCCGCGTCGCCTTCCCGGACTGCCCTCTCTTCGCCGAGTTTGACAGGGAGAATAaggataaatattataataaggagagacaaaaacagagaaattgA
- the LOC113814365 gene encoding venom protease isoform X3, producing the protein MLMAGTSTRRKAVILLTAALGLALLAFPGSAKGAATLSRHRRQGNDNETITFQLGTEDPSACTTPLGLNGNCKPLVSCSVLYDQLRNNPPIEFINLLRQSICRFEKSSPIVCCPESSAVVSTEAPVITTPSTTPSTTPSTTPSTTPKPTAPPVLTGEDLLPEECGRPDFVLRIVQGKKAAEGEFPWMAVLGYEDGRGQVSFLCGGALITNQHVVTAAHCIHDRSDLAVVRLGEHDLDREDEVEHMDFEIAEKMVHEKFNTVSFANDIAVLKLNRPVTFGKYVSPVCMPLIDELLQSNLKVNDGIIAGWGSVSFNNVSSSVLLKARVPLVEEATCRKKYEVFRQVSIDSTTLCAGNGTTDACQGDSGGPMIIYRQNRAYLVGVVSFGFRCSEPDFPGVYTRVTEYNDWVISKLQGRARREAPLFIE; encoded by the exons ATGCTCATGGCGGGGACTTCGACGCGGAGGAAGGCCGTGATCCTCCTGACGGCGGCGCTCGGACTGGCGCTGCTGGCCTTCCCGGGCTCGGCCAAGGGCGCAGCCACGCTCTCCCGGCACAGAAGGCAAGGTAACGACAACGAGA CCATCACCTTCCAGCTGGGGACCGAAGACCCGTCCGCCTGCACCACGCCGCTAGGGCTGAATGGCAACTGCAAACCGTTAGTTAGCTGTTCTGTCCTCTACGATCAGCTGAGGAACAATCCGCCGATTGAATTTATCAATCTTTTGAGACA GAGCATTTGCCGCTTCGAGAAGTCCTCGCCCATCGTCTGCTGCCCGGAAAGCTCGGCCGTCGTGTCCACCGAGGCGCCGGTCATCACCACCCCCAGTACGACTCCCAGCACCACGCCCAGCACCACTCCTAGCACCACGCCCA AACCCACAGCGCCCCCAGTCCTCACAGGAGAAGATCTCCTTCCTGAGGAATGTGGCAGACCCGACTTCGTCCTCAGGATCGTGCAAGGCAAGAAGGCCGCTGAAG GCGAGTTCCCGTGGATGGCTGTTCTAGGCTACGAGGATGGACGGGGTCAGGTGAGCTTCCTCTGCGGCGGAGCTCTCATCACCAACCAGCATGTGGTGACAGCGGCTCACTGCATTCACGACCGAAGTGATCT GGCGGTCGTGCGCCTGGGCGAGCACGACCTCGACAGGGAAGACGAGGTCGAGCACATGGACTTCGAGATCGCCGAGAAGATGGTCCACGAAAAGTTCAACACCGTGTCCTTCGCGAACGACATCGCCGTCCTCAAACTCAACCGGCCGGTCACCTTTGGCA AATACGTGAGCCCCGTCTGCATGCCTCTGATCGACGAACTCCTCCAGAGTAACCTGAAGGTCAACGACGGCATCATCGCCGGCTGGGGATCGGTCTCGTTCA ATAACGTGTCGTCATCTGTGCTGTTGAAGGCTAGAGTGCCGCTCGTAGAGGAGGCAACATGTCGTAAGAAATATGAAGTATTCCGACAAGTTTCCATTGACAGTACAACCCTCTGCGCCGGCAATGGCACCACGGACGCATGTCAG GGCGATTCCGGCGGTCCCATGATCATCTACCGCCAGAACCGGGCTTACCTCGTCGGCGTGGTGTCCTTCGGCTTCAGGTGTTCGGAGCCAGACTTCCCCGGCGTGTACACCCGAGTCACCGAGTATAACGACTGGGTCATCTCCAAGCTGCAGGGCAGAGCACGGCGGGAGGCTCCTCTGTTTATTGAATGA
- the LOC113814365 gene encoding venom protease isoform X4, translating to MLMAGTSTRRKAVILLTAALGLALLAFPGSAKGAATLSRHRRQAITFQLGTEDPSACTTPLGLNGNCKPLVSCSVLYDQLRNNPPIEFINLLRQSICRFEKSSPIVCCPESSAVVSTEAPVITTPSTTPSTTPSTTPSTTPKPTAPPVLTGEDLLPEECGRPDFVLRIVQGKKAAEGEFPWMAVLGYEDGRGQVSFLCGGALITNQHVVTAAHCIHDRSDLAVVRLGEHDLDREDEVEHMDFEIAEKMVHEKFNTVSFANDIAVLKLNRPVTFGKYVSPVCMPLIDELLQSNLKVNDGIIAGWGSVSFNNVSSSVLLKARVPLVEEATCRKKYEVFRQVSIDSTTLCAGNGTTDACQGDSGGPMIIYRQNRAYLVGVVSFGFRCSEPDFPGVYTRVTEYNDWVISKLQGRARREAPLFIE from the exons ATGCTCATGGCGGGGACTTCGACGCGGAGGAAGGCCGTGATCCTCCTGACGGCGGCGCTCGGACTGGCGCTGCTGGCCTTCCCGGGCTCGGCCAAGGGCGCAGCCACGCTCTCCCGGCACAGAAGGCAAG CCATCACCTTCCAGCTGGGGACCGAAGACCCGTCCGCCTGCACCACGCCGCTAGGGCTGAATGGCAACTGCAAACCGTTAGTTAGCTGTTCTGTCCTCTACGATCAGCTGAGGAACAATCCGCCGATTGAATTTATCAATCTTTTGAGACA GAGCATTTGCCGCTTCGAGAAGTCCTCGCCCATCGTCTGCTGCCCGGAAAGCTCGGCCGTCGTGTCCACCGAGGCGCCGGTCATCACCACCCCCAGTACGACTCCCAGCACCACGCCCAGCACCACTCCTAGCACCACGCCCA AACCCACAGCGCCCCCAGTCCTCACAGGAGAAGATCTCCTTCCTGAGGAATGTGGCAGACCCGACTTCGTCCTCAGGATCGTGCAAGGCAAGAAGGCCGCTGAAG GCGAGTTCCCGTGGATGGCTGTTCTAGGCTACGAGGATGGACGGGGTCAGGTGAGCTTCCTCTGCGGCGGAGCTCTCATCACCAACCAGCATGTGGTGACAGCGGCTCACTGCATTCACGACCGAAGTGATCT GGCGGTCGTGCGCCTGGGCGAGCACGACCTCGACAGGGAAGACGAGGTCGAGCACATGGACTTCGAGATCGCCGAGAAGATGGTCCACGAAAAGTTCAACACCGTGTCCTTCGCGAACGACATCGCCGTCCTCAAACTCAACCGGCCGGTCACCTTTGGCA AATACGTGAGCCCCGTCTGCATGCCTCTGATCGACGAACTCCTCCAGAGTAACCTGAAGGTCAACGACGGCATCATCGCCGGCTGGGGATCGGTCTCGTTCA ATAACGTGTCGTCATCTGTGCTGTTGAAGGCTAGAGTGCCGCTCGTAGAGGAGGCAACATGTCGTAAGAAATATGAAGTATTCCGACAAGTTTCCATTGACAGTACAACCCTCTGCGCCGGCAATGGCACCACGGACGCATGTCAG GGCGATTCCGGCGGTCCCATGATCATCTACCGCCAGAACCGGGCTTACCTCGTCGGCGTGGTGTCCTTCGGCTTCAGGTGTTCGGAGCCAGACTTCCCCGGCGTGTACACCCGAGTCACCGAGTATAACGACTGGGTCATCTCCAAGCTGCAGGGCAGAGCACGGCGGGAGGCTCCTCTGTTTATTGAATGA
- the LOC113814365 gene encoding venom protease isoform X2 — MLMAGTSTRRKAVILLTAALGLALLAFPGSAKGAATLSRHRRQAITFQLGTEDPSACTTPLGLNGNCKPLVSCSVLYDQLRNNPPIEFINLLRQSICRFEKSSPIVCCPESSAVVSTEAPVITTPSTTPSTTPSTTPSTTPSTTPSTTPSTTPSTTPSTTPSTTPSTTPSTEPTTAQPTAPPVLTGEDLLPEECGRPDFVLRIVQGKKAAEGEFPWMAVLGYEDGRGQVSFLCGGALITNQHVVTAAHCIHDRSDLAVVRLGEHDLDREDEVEHMDFEIAEKMVHEKFNTVSFANDIAVLKLNRPVTFGKYVSPVCMPLIDELLQSNLKVNDGIIAGWGSVSFNNVSSSVLLKARVPLVEEATCRKKYEVFRQVSIDSTTLCAGNGTTDACQGDSGGPMIIYRQNRAYLVGVVSFGFRCSEPDFPGVYTRVTEYNDWVISKLQGRARREAPLFIE, encoded by the exons ATGCTCATGGCGGGGACTTCGACGCGGAGGAAGGCCGTGATCCTCCTGACGGCGGCGCTCGGACTGGCGCTGCTGGCCTTCCCGGGCTCGGCCAAGGGCGCAGCCACGCTCTCCCGGCACAGAAGGCAAG CCATCACCTTCCAGCTGGGGACCGAAGACCCGTCCGCCTGCACCACGCCGCTAGGGCTGAATGGCAACTGCAAACCGTTAGTTAGCTGTTCTGTCCTCTACGATCAGCTGAGGAACAATCCGCCGATTGAATTTATCAATCTTTTGAGACA GAGCATTTGCCGCTTCGAGAAGTCCTCGCCCATCGTCTGCTGCCCGGAAAGCTCGGCCGTCGTGTCCACCGAGGCGCCGGTCATCACCACCCCCAGTACGACTCCCAGCACCACGCCCAGCACCACTCCTAGCACCACGCCCAGTACGACACCCAGTACCACTCCTAGCACCACGCCTAGCACTACCCCTAGCACAACGCCTAGTACTACTCCTAGCACAACGCCTAGTACCGAACCAACCACTGCGC AACCCACAGCGCCCCCAGTCCTCACAGGAGAAGATCTCCTTCCTGAGGAATGTGGCAGACCCGACTTCGTCCTCAGGATCGTGCAAGGCAAGAAGGCCGCTGAAG GCGAGTTCCCGTGGATGGCTGTTCTAGGCTACGAGGATGGACGGGGTCAGGTGAGCTTCCTCTGCGGCGGAGCTCTCATCACCAACCAGCATGTGGTGACAGCGGCTCACTGCATTCACGACCGAAGTGATCT GGCGGTCGTGCGCCTGGGCGAGCACGACCTCGACAGGGAAGACGAGGTCGAGCACATGGACTTCGAGATCGCCGAGAAGATGGTCCACGAAAAGTTCAACACCGTGTCCTTCGCGAACGACATCGCCGTCCTCAAACTCAACCGGCCGGTCACCTTTGGCA AATACGTGAGCCCCGTCTGCATGCCTCTGATCGACGAACTCCTCCAGAGTAACCTGAAGGTCAACGACGGCATCATCGCCGGCTGGGGATCGGTCTCGTTCA ATAACGTGTCGTCATCTGTGCTGTTGAAGGCTAGAGTGCCGCTCGTAGAGGAGGCAACATGTCGTAAGAAATATGAAGTATTCCGACAAGTTTCCATTGACAGTACAACCCTCTGCGCCGGCAATGGCACCACGGACGCATGTCAG GGCGATTCCGGCGGTCCCATGATCATCTACCGCCAGAACCGGGCTTACCTCGTCGGCGTGGTGTCCTTCGGCTTCAGGTGTTCGGAGCCAGACTTCCCCGGCGTGTACACCCGAGTCACCGAGTATAACGACTGGGTCATCTCCAAGCTGCAGGGCAGAGCACGGCGGGAGGCTCCTCTGTTTATTGAATGA
- the LOC113814365 gene encoding proclotting enzyme isoform X1 gives MLMAGTSTRRKAVILLTAALGLALLAFPGSAKGAATLSRHRRQGNDNETITFQLGTEDPSACTTPLGLNGNCKPLVSCSVLYDQLRNNPPIEFINLLRQSICRFEKSSPIVCCPESSAVVSTEAPVITTPSTTPSTTPSTTPSTTPSTTPSTTPSTTPSTTPSTTPSTTPSTTPSTEPTTAQPTAPPVLTGEDLLPEECGRPDFVLRIVQGKKAAEGEFPWMAVLGYEDGRGQVSFLCGGALITNQHVVTAAHCIHDRSDLAVVRLGEHDLDREDEVEHMDFEIAEKMVHEKFNTVSFANDIAVLKLNRPVTFGKYVSPVCMPLIDELLQSNLKVNDGIIAGWGSVSFNNVSSSVLLKARVPLVEEATCRKKYEVFRQVSIDSTTLCAGNGTTDACQGDSGGPMIIYRQNRAYLVGVVSFGFRCSEPDFPGVYTRVTEYNDWVISKLQGRARREAPLFIE, from the exons ATGCTCATGGCGGGGACTTCGACGCGGAGGAAGGCCGTGATCCTCCTGACGGCGGCGCTCGGACTGGCGCTGCTGGCCTTCCCGGGCTCGGCCAAGGGCGCAGCCACGCTCTCCCGGCACAGAAGGCAAGGTAACGACAACGAGA CCATCACCTTCCAGCTGGGGACCGAAGACCCGTCCGCCTGCACCACGCCGCTAGGGCTGAATGGCAACTGCAAACCGTTAGTTAGCTGTTCTGTCCTCTACGATCAGCTGAGGAACAATCCGCCGATTGAATTTATCAATCTTTTGAGACA GAGCATTTGCCGCTTCGAGAAGTCCTCGCCCATCGTCTGCTGCCCGGAAAGCTCGGCCGTCGTGTCCACCGAGGCGCCGGTCATCACCACCCCCAGTACGACTCCCAGCACCACGCCCAGCACCACTCCTAGCACCACGCCCAGTACGACACCCAGTACCACTCCTAGCACCACGCCTAGCACTACCCCTAGCACAACGCCTAGTACTACTCCTAGCACAACGCCTAGTACCGAACCAACCACTGCGC AACCCACAGCGCCCCCAGTCCTCACAGGAGAAGATCTCCTTCCTGAGGAATGTGGCAGACCCGACTTCGTCCTCAGGATCGTGCAAGGCAAGAAGGCCGCTGAAG GCGAGTTCCCGTGGATGGCTGTTCTAGGCTACGAGGATGGACGGGGTCAGGTGAGCTTCCTCTGCGGCGGAGCTCTCATCACCAACCAGCATGTGGTGACAGCGGCTCACTGCATTCACGACCGAAGTGATCT GGCGGTCGTGCGCCTGGGCGAGCACGACCTCGACAGGGAAGACGAGGTCGAGCACATGGACTTCGAGATCGCCGAGAAGATGGTCCACGAAAAGTTCAACACCGTGTCCTTCGCGAACGACATCGCCGTCCTCAAACTCAACCGGCCGGTCACCTTTGGCA AATACGTGAGCCCCGTCTGCATGCCTCTGATCGACGAACTCCTCCAGAGTAACCTGAAGGTCAACGACGGCATCATCGCCGGCTGGGGATCGGTCTCGTTCA ATAACGTGTCGTCATCTGTGCTGTTGAAGGCTAGAGTGCCGCTCGTAGAGGAGGCAACATGTCGTAAGAAATATGAAGTATTCCGACAAGTTTCCATTGACAGTACAACCCTCTGCGCCGGCAATGGCACCACGGACGCATGTCAG GGCGATTCCGGCGGTCCCATGATCATCTACCGCCAGAACCGGGCTTACCTCGTCGGCGTGGTGTCCTTCGGCTTCAGGTGTTCGGAGCCAGACTTCCCCGGCGTGTACACCCGAGTCACCGAGTATAACGACTGGGTCATCTCCAAGCTGCAGGGCAGAGCACGGCGGGAGGCTCCTCTGTTTATTGAATGA